One genomic region from Evansella sp. LMS18 encodes:
- a CDS encoding cytochrome c produces the protein MKSNLVIFIAGFVIALAAGFFIFHGETVSKEEPAEKASEPHAEEAAEENGHTDENAESEENSENVVQLESRVLEQKGCVACHAVSEIGLEGPPTGPDLSHVYSIMEGKHGKTMEEFLAEPTSAVMATVLGENPLTEEEIDAIAEVLQIAENQ, from the coding sequence GTGAAATCAAATTTAGTCATATTTATAGCTGGTTTCGTGATAGCGCTTGCAGCGGGCTTTTTTATCTTCCACGGTGAAACTGTTTCCAAAGAAGAACCTGCAGAGAAAGCATCTGAGCCGCATGCTGAAGAGGCGGCGGAAGAGAACGGCCATACAGATGAAAACGCAGAATCAGAAGAAAACAGTGAAAATGTAGTTCAGCTAGAATCAAGAGTACTTGAACAAAAGGGCTGTGTGGCATGTCACGCAGTATCTGAGATCGGACTTGAGGGCCCTCCAACTGGTCCTGATTTATCACATGTGTACAGCATTATGGAAGGGAAACATGGAAAGACAATGGAAGAATTTCTCGCGGAGCCAACATCAGCTGTAATGGCAACGGTCCTTGGAGAGAATCCCCTGACTGAAGAAGAAATTGATGCTATCGCTGAAGTATTACAAATAGCGGAAAACCAGTAA
- the nosZ gene encoding Sec-dependent nitrous-oxide reductase, translating to MKKLFSGAGGILAGLLVAFVFFGSSSLGAEEQALSSENKSNAEAVYVPHGEHDEYYLINSGGHSGQLFVYGVPSMRHIRTIPVFTPDPATGYGFDKESKEMLGGYTWGDLHHPALSETNGDYDGNFLFATDVANNRVAAIDLEDFHTVDILEVPNIGGPHCAAFVTENTEYIFLPTRFSLPFDTEYASLDDYSEEFRGVMSAVTFDQESKEFDVAYQVALPPWSYDKARAGKRDSSDWAVISTYNTEEATTNLEINASQADRDYIVLFNWKNLEERVANGEYEEFNGEKMIYPEKHKGDIYLVPVAKSPHGIDVSPDGKYFIASGKLAPAMTVFSFEKAFEAIENEDFSGERNGLPVLNYDSVMEREVDPPGALGPLHTQFDERGNAYTTMFISSEVVKWEYETGEIIDRQDVYYSPGHLVTPHGDTAEPQGKYLVSLNKIAKDNFLSVGPSHPESMDLLDISGDEMRHLMSVPVNPEPHYGQMVHRDVINPFHVYEMDESNPYAVYDQKDTRIERDGDNVTVYGIAMRSKFIFDAASERPDVIEVNEGDTVTMHITNTDFDQDIVHGLGIMDYDLNFEQMPGQTKTLEFVADKAGVFPIYCTNFCSALHQEMTGYLMVKPKE from the coding sequence ATGAAGAAGCTTTTTTCAGGAGCTGGGGGGATACTTGCCGGACTGCTTGTGGCATTCGTATTCTTTGGCAGCTCATCTCTCGGGGCCGAGGAACAGGCCCTTTCATCGGAAAACAAGAGCAATGCGGAAGCAGTGTATGTCCCTCACGGTGAACATGATGAATATTACTTAATTAACTCAGGAGGACACTCGGGACAATTGTTTGTATACGGAGTCCCGTCCATGAGACATATACGTACGATCCCGGTTTTCACACCTGATCCAGCCACAGGCTATGGATTTGATAAAGAATCTAAAGAAATGCTGGGCGGTTACACATGGGGAGACCTTCATCACCCTGCATTATCAGAAACAAACGGAGACTATGACGGCAACTTCCTTTTTGCTACAGATGTAGCTAATAACCGGGTTGCAGCTATTGATCTCGAAGACTTTCATACAGTGGACATTCTTGAAGTACCGAATATCGGAGGCCCGCACTGTGCGGCTTTTGTAACAGAAAATACGGAATATATTTTTCTCCCTACTCGTTTTTCACTCCCGTTCGACACAGAGTATGCTTCACTGGACGACTATAGTGAAGAGTTCCGGGGAGTAATGTCAGCAGTAACTTTTGACCAGGAAAGCAAGGAATTTGATGTAGCCTACCAGGTTGCACTTCCGCCATGGAGCTATGACAAAGCCCGGGCCGGTAAAAGAGATTCAAGCGACTGGGCGGTAATTTCCACTTACAACACGGAAGAAGCTACAACAAACCTGGAAATTAACGCATCACAGGCAGACCGGGACTACATTGTTCTGTTCAACTGGAAAAATCTTGAGGAAAGAGTTGCAAACGGTGAATACGAAGAGTTCAACGGTGAGAAAATGATCTACCCTGAAAAGCATAAAGGGGATATTTACCTTGTGCCTGTAGCAAAGTCACCGCACGGTATTGATGTATCACCAGACGGAAAGTATTTTATCGCTTCCGGAAAGCTTGCTCCAGCAATGACAGTTTTCAGCTTTGAAAAAGCTTTTGAAGCAATTGAAAATGAAGATTTCTCCGGTGAGCGAAATGGATTGCCAGTACTGAACTACGACTCAGTAATGGAGCGCGAGGTTGATCCTCCAGGAGCACTTGGGCCGCTTCATACTCAGTTTGATGAAAGAGGAAATGCGTATACTACAATGTTCATTTCTTCAGAAGTTGTAAAGTGGGAGTATGAAACTGGCGAAATAATTGACCGCCAAGATGTTTATTACTCACCTGGACACTTAGTAACTCCACATGGAGATACAGCTGAACCACAAGGGAAATATCTTGTTTCTCTGAATAAAATTGCCAAGGATAACTTCCTGTCTGTAGGACCTTCACATCCGGAATCCATGGACTTGCTTGATATCAGCGGCGATGAAATGAGGCACTTAATGTCAGTGCCGGTGAATCCTGAGCCTCACTACGGCCAGATGGTGCACAGGGACGTTATTAATCCGTTCCACGTGTATGAAATGGATGAATCCAATCCGTACGCGGTTTACGACCAGAAAGATACCCGGATTGAGCGGGATGGGGACAATGTAACTGTTTACGGAATCGCTATGCGTTCGAAATTTATCTTCGATGCAGCTTCCGAGCGTCCGGACGTGATTGAAGTAAATGAAGGCGATACTGTAACCATGCATATCACGAATACGGATTTCGACCAGGATATCGTACATGGACTGGGCATCATGGACTATGATCTTAACTTCGAACAAATGCCAGGGCAGACAAAAACTCTGGAATTCGTTGCAGATAAAGCAGGGGTCTTCCCTATCTACTGTACAAACTTCTGTTCAGCACTTCATCAGGAAATGACAGGGTACCTGATGGTTAAACCGAAAGAGTAA